AAATTTTGCCATGTCTTTTTTCATGTCTTGATGTGATGCTCAACATGAATTATTCTATCGTTATCAACTATTGTATCCAGTATATCAACCAATGAGAGGTTGTATCGGGTTAGAATTTCTTTGAGAGATAATGGTACATCACCTCTTGATCATGGTAGTTCAATATTTTGACGTGCTAATGTTGATGGTCTCTTTGAGATGGATATTTGCAACAAATTATGATGTTAAGCTCTATTTTTTACTAATGGAAATACTTAGTCAGATTGAATTCTTAATTGGTCTATACCAAAATCCTTTCTTTTTGTAGCATGTGTTGTTCCCTATCTCACAGTATCCACATATATGAGGAGGATTTATAATGAAGTGTTTGAGAAGATTCATGTAGACATAGAAATAACAACAATGTCTTTTAGTCTTTGCCAATATGTTAGAGCTAAAGACAGATAAAGAGAACTTGCAATCACCATTATGCTAGTTAACTAAAGGACTGGAAATTTTACCAAGTATGCTAATGGTagagatgaaaaagcgggggtacaacaacctcacccaatatttcgcttagcaatctgtatggagtaactccaatatactttcaagataatcaactagacagtcagactcaatcttaagaaaaagtatatcaaagagatatctcaatttcttgattcaatccgcaatcaaacaaataggaatttacgagcctgattgaatacaagagaaataacttgaacggtaccaaagaccaatgttcaaggatcaatcaatttcaatcaataaccaaaggttggatttaccaattgatcgattcaacgcacaacctgtgatatttcaattacataaaaaaatataatgcggaaaagaaataacacagacaccagaagttttgttaaagaggaaaccgcaaatgcagaaaaacctcgggacctagtccatatttgaacaccacactgtatcaagccgccacagacactagcctactacaagttaacttcggactggaatgtagttgaacccaaatcaatctcacactgattcaaggtacaatcgtgctccttacgtctctgaccccaacaagatactacgcacttgattcccttagatgatctcacccataactaagagttgcaacgacccaaagtcgaatacttgataaaaaaacatgtataacacagaaaagtctattgaatagataaatctgtctcccacagatatacctacgagtgtttgttctgtctttttataacaaggtgaacaggaaccaattgataacccggacttatattctcgaagaacaacctagtattatcaatcacctcacaataatcttaatcgattaacgaaacaagatattttggaatcacaaacgatgagacgaaggtgtttgtgactacttttctatcttgcctatcagatataTAAATCTTACGATGGTACTCAAacatgatagaaaacagcaagatcagatcacgcaactacagagaaaatagttgggtctggcttcacaatcccaatgaagtcttcgagtcgttaacctacagggtttcgtgaaaaacctaaggttgaaggagaatcgactctagcatatgcaactagtatcacacaggaggtgtgaggattagatttcccattttttagagttctcctttatatagatttaaaatcagggtttgcaatttaagttaccttggtaacaaagcattcaatattcaccgttagatgaaaacctgattagattcaagctaatatctttcaaccgttagatcaaacttaacttgttatacacaaatgaaatgtaccttcatttagttttgggtaattgtacctaaacatgtacacctagttggttcaacaatagttaaccaatggttagccatatgagcactttcatattaaccttattcatcttcaccataactagttcaaatgactcaaatgaactagttagagagttgttcaattgcttagatctcatagtagtatacaagacacaatcgaagcaaaatcgattttgattcactcgaatcaattcatgaacattacagtcacggtttgcaaagattgcattccttattatataaatgttttagttcatgagaaaaccgattttagaaagtaaccttcttaagtatgcatacgggtacgcatacttaagtgaccagattgagtttgtttttacttccaaactccagcagaaattcacggacgtgaaacttccgccagtatgcgtacgggtacgcatacttacccggatttttAACAACCGAcgttacgcgtacgggtacacatactttaggttcccggttttggacttttacacaaatgtgagaacacattatgtttatatccaaacatggttacttgttctaaactctcatttcaatcattgaaactttcttagagtatGCTAAAATAGTCGTTATCCACAAacaattttcatcaaagcgattttcaagatattgaaataatcaacatgactttcttcacgagtaaagatgaacttggccaaagcgaaagcttaccaacacatattttgagaaatatataagcgagataaattcggctcgagatagcaaatgtgtataatcgaagtctatatagcaatccgacttttgtctcaaaataggagatagaatagatagacttttgagtgatagataagttcaagtctctacatacctctttgttgatgaagttccacaagttcccttgagtagttcttcgtcttcattcgatgaacgtcatggagtgtaaagctcaactacacttactatcctaatacgagacttagctataagtagactagaaatcaagacttatagttttggcaacaaaacttgacaaacaatcttgagatagcaacgcttgcgagttcgaccgagcaatgctctaacatgagaTGCCAACATTGGTAACAGATAGACCTTGAAAATGCAGAGTTCCCAAATACACCAcgaactttttcgttcggcaacctgtatggacaaaacctaatacaattgcaagtagaccaactaaaTGATCCTTTATAATATGTACATGGAGTTTATATCTCTACCTattctcaatcagtatgtatatagataAAGATCATGTGAACctaattgttaagaagagtacttggacgatctcaaaaatcaatatccaagatcaatctagtcgtatccaaataatccaatcggaattctgccaagtaattaaactttttATTTacctttcaagatatgaattctacaagaaacaagtctcgtaatcgaccATAATTAGATGGGCATATCTACTAAGATTAAATACGTACAACTTGTGAAAATACAATTATaagtataaaaaatataatatggaaaagaaagaacacaagacTAGAagttttgtgaacgaggaaacctcaactgcagaaaaaccccgggacctcgtctacgtttgaacaccaaactgtattaagccactgtagacactagcctactatcagacttcggattagaatgtagttgagaccgaatccaccctccaagcgattcagttacagtcgctctCCTTACTTCTCTTGAACCTCGAAAGGctttacgcaattgattcccttagctgacgcccTTTACATCATAAGAGTTGTTTCAGCCAaagtgaagaattttgataccaatgtgcctctaacagataagcctatttgattttcgtttAGATCGATATatcaaggtgtggaaatatgtttgcaatagacaagctagcaaacttcacaaatccggaacttacgactcccaaagagcatcctagattcttaatcACCTGTCaataacaatcttcaaaagatcaaagatcaattaTAAGATATATGTCTGGAGGAATCAtcaagtctgagacaaagagaactttgcgatttctatctatctcgcctGAAAGAggttacgagaacctcgataacagaaaataaaaatcaagatacatgaactatcaaggtaaagattgtcggacctggattcacgaatccccaaagcgaagtatTTCATTCATAAACCAAAATTACGTTTCTTAGAGCAAACCTAGGAcattagaggacgactctagaatcaactaggattgATATTCCATGTTCAAAGAGTATCTCtaattatagttttcaaagaccaggggttgcttagaattcaagttaTAATAACTTGACAATCAAGAAAacacttttaggtcttgaaaacACTACGGTACAGTTACGGAACCATGTACAATGAATGTCGGTTTGGTAAGTATGCCataagaactaaaagaaaattgatgttcatttaaacacctaagaaattaatcatgatgcacagacataagtgtttgagtgatcaatgaagtcttagaagtgtttaaaagAGTTCtaacaatgctaaacatatttaaaaaataagtctttgagcatctgctgggacagttggtacaacggttcgtgaactgtatGGCTTGTTCGTGAGTCAGGGTGCTATGGTCCGTGAACCGGGTTCACCAACCCTAatagactaccgaactcagttgacggCGGTTCGTCAACCGGGTTTGCCAATTGCTAGCCTATTATACCAActtcaaaaattcagttcaccacagTTCGTGAACCGGCATCGTGaattgttcccaactgaacttacaGTTTGTATATTGGTTCGCTAACCTTCCCcatatttctgaaactcagatatctatggtttgtgaactggttcaccaacctaccctgagcagaaatatcagaagttttgaatttctctcttttgatgtttggaACATTCtcaagtgataaaatcatttggatgGGCAGTTTTCTACTGACCCACAAATTTTTTCTCAAACAATAAATTGCTTTGAAATAATATTTTCAAGGACCATTGAACATCTTTGTTAAAgtcatatttcgatatttttaacaagacaagcttaacTCAAAATTTATTCTTTCTAAATATACTAAAAGTCTTACGACgtagtctcaaatgatagaatagaatggttcagtcttcacataccggatatagaagttctccaaatatcttcgtcGATCTCCAGTCTTTGAGGATGATaactgatactcaactaccaaattctaacctagtccgagacttgacttagtataatagaaatcaagatatagttttgatcaacgaCGAGGAAGAGGACAATGAGATTACTACTCATGCCTTAGCTGAAGGATTTATCGTGAAATGACGATAATTGGAGAAACATAGTTGGGCTCCATTGAAGAGTTATCCTTATGAGTTGATAGATTGACCAATTCTcgccggatttttttttttacgcgcaaggttcaatgatttatgaGTCATTACCCTGGAGGACAACGATGTTTTGCATGAGTGGGAATTGGCATGTatctcctaaaaaaaaaaaaaaaaaatgtatgccATATCCTATTCAACGTAAGTATCCAATATTAATATAGTGAATAGTATTTAGCTTAATTAGTAGTTGTTATTGTCAGTTCCGAGGGATGTGTTGGATATAACCAGCAGGGTTTCTAATAGAAGATTATCGAATTCTTAATCAAATACAATCGCTCAATCGAATTTTAAGCAGTTTTATTCGTGAACCCGAAGActtgattcttctgaatcaaaAAGTTAATTAACTCTCAACTTGGATCCAATTTTATCGTGGGAACACGACATGTGACTCCATCAATGTGGATACGAAGTACCTAGCAAAGATATTAACTATCAACTCCAGTTAGGAAGTCCCATCCGTAGCCCAAGGTCTGTGTAAAAATAAGCTTTGCCAAGCGTACAAATTAAAGAAGTCTATTTGTATCCCGACTACACTAACCATCCTTGTGACACTGTATCAACCTAAGAGTTTGCCTTCAGAATACCTATAAATAACACTTAACCTTCAAGCTAAGGATTTTTGGCCGAAATCCGTTTATGAATGTCTCTCTCTGCTATGGTCCAACACCAAACACAAGAGATATCAGACCAAAAACTTAAGAAAACCATGATAAAACCCTTTGATTTGGGGGTTAACCACTTCTATGAATAAGTTTAAGAGAAAGAGATTAAAGTTTATGATTTTATTGATTGATAATCGAATAATAAGTTGGTCAGGCTATATATAGCTTCAAAGCCGTGCAAAAAAAGTAAGTAACTTGGAGTTTTAATAACCCTTAAACTGCTAGCTAAACAAGGAAATAAACCAACTAAATATAGTAGTTTTTAATAAGGAAATCAGTTAAGGTACGTGGAGTTGGTGTCACAACATCCTTCCCTCCTGGAAAACAGACTTGCCCTCAAGTATGAAAATTTGGAAACCGTGCAATGAATTCATCAGCATCCTCCCAAGTGGATTCATCTGCAGGATGATTTTTCCAGTGTACCAACCATTGTGTTCCTGCATTGCGTCCTTTCTTGTACATCCTGCGTTGTAAGATTGCAAATGGTTCCCATTTATCATAATCTATGATGCCAGGTAAAACAACAATTGTATTAACAGTCATGCCCAATTTCTttttcaattgagaaacgtgaaaAACAGGATGAATGCGACTTGTTGCAGGGAGCTCTAGTTTGTAAGCCACACTTCCAATCTTCTCAAGAACACGGAAAGGACCATAGAAACGAGGAGAGAGCTTTGAAAAAGACGTACTAGCCAAAGTGGTTTGCCGGTATGGTTGTAATCGCAAATAAACCCAATCATTAACCTGAAAAGACCTTTCATTTCGATGAGAATCATCATATTTCTTCATCCGAGATTGAGCATCCAACAAGTGGGATTTTAAAAGTTTAAGAGTATGATCCCTTGCTTGGAGATTTAGATCAACATCATGCACAGGCGTAGAACCAGGCAAATAGGATAAGATTGTTTGAGGGGATCGACTATATAAAGCTTCACAAGGAGTCATTTGAATTGCAGTATGAAAACttgtattataccaccattcagcccACATCAACCAtttaaaccaatcttttggtttcATACCAGCAAAACAATGTAAATAGCATTCCAAGGTGCGATTAGTAACCTCAGTTTGGCCATCTGATTGCGGATGATAAGCTGAGCTGTGACATAGTTGTGTACCTTGTAAATAAAAATAGGTTGTCCAAAAATTACTCATGAAAATCGCATCCCTGTCGCTAACAATACTTCTTGGCATTCCAtggagacgaactatttctcTGATAAACACTTCTGCAACTGTGCTGGCAGAATATGGATGAGACAAAGCAAGAAAATGAGCATACTTGGACAGGCGATCAACCACAACTAAAATTGAACTCTTCCTCTCAGATAATGGAAATCCATCAATGAAATCCATTGAAATATCAAGCCAAACATCAGCAGGTATTGGCAGAGGACTCAACAACCCATGGGGAGAAACGGATTCAGTTTTATTACGCTGGCATATGTCAAAATGATCAATAAACTCCTTAATTGAATTTTTCATTCCTTTCCAATAAAATTTTTGTTGAAGTCTCTTGAGGGTCCGTAAATAACCTGAATGACCCCCCATAGGAGTTGAATGAAATTCCGCAAGTAACTTGGAACACCATGAAGAAGAAGGAATAACCACAATGCGCTGCTTATATCTTAAAGTGCCGTCTTCATAAGTGTAATGACGCTTGAATTCCGGGTTAGTCTTCAAATTTTCAATAAGTGATGCATAATCTTCATACCGATGACACTCTGCAATAATATCATGTACACCAGAAAAGACAGGAGTAGATAATAAAGCTAGTTGAGGACCTGACAAACGAGATAAGGCATCTGCAGCAATATTTTCGTTGCCCTTGCGAAAGATAATCTGGtaatcatatcctaataacttggATAACCATTTTTGTTGTTCCATAGACGAAAGTTTTTGATCCAAGAAATATTTCAAACTCATATGATCTGTATAAATCTTGAAGTGCTTTCCCATTAAATATGGTCGCCACTTTTGAACAACAGACACAATTGCCAACATTTTTTttatcatagatagaaagatttAAGTTCTTACTAGACAATGGTTTGCTATAATAAGCAATGGGTCATTGAGATTGCATTAAGACATCACCTAGACCTCCACCAGAAGCGTCACATTCAAGATAAATATCCTTGTCAAAATCTGGTAATATTAATATAGGAGTTGTAGTTAGAGCGTGTTGTAGTTGCTTGAAAGAAGATGTTGCAGCTTCAGTCCAGACAAAAGCATCCTTCTTCAATAATTGAGTTAAGGGGTGACTAATCAGTCCAAAGTTCTTAACAAACTTGCGATAATAACCGGCAAGACCCAAAAATACTCGAAGTTCCTTAATTATACTAGGAATGGGCCAAGAGAGAATGCTCTTAATTTTATCATCTTCAACTGAAACACCTTCAGATGAAATAACATGGCCTAAATAACCCACATAAGGTTGAGCAAATGTGCACTTTGATTccttcacaaataacttattaAACCGTAGAATCTCAAAAACTTCTTTAAGATGGTCCATATATTCAGAAAAACTCTTGCTATAGATcaatatatcatcaaaaaaaCAAGGACAAACCTGCGTAGATAGGGTCTGAAAATATGATTCATCAAGCTCTGAAAGGTGGATGGTGCATTTGAAAGACCAAATGGCATGACAAGAAACTCGTAATGCCCATCATGAGTACGAAAAGCAGTCTTGTGAATATCAGGGCCAAAAAGTCTTATTTGATAATAACCAGAACGCAAGTCCAGCTTTGTGAATATAAAAGCACCAAATAATTCATCAAGAAGTTCGTCCACCATAGGAATTGGAAAACGATCCTTAATGGTGATCTTATTTAAGGCACGATAATCCACACACATTCGCCAAGAGCCATCCTTTTTTATAACCATCAAAATAGGAGAATAGAAAGGGCTAGAACTGTGTTGAATAAGTCCTTCTTGTTGTAACTCTGAGATTATCTTCTTGATTTCGTTCTTCTGAAAATGTGGATAACGGTAAGGACGAACATTGACAGGTGACGAATCAGGTTGTAGTGGAATATGATGGTCGTGCTGTCTTGAAGGCGGCAGTGTAGTAGGAGTCTCAAAAATATCTGAATATGAAGATAACAGTTGTCGTATTTCAGGTGCCAAAACAGTGGCAGGTGAGACTTCATTTAATGTGCAAAATTGGAATAGAAATCCATATTGTTCCTTGTCCAATAAACGCTGCATTGGATAGCTATCCAACATCATTATTGTTGGAGAATCATTGCCAACCAAAAGAATGTCAGAATTATTAACACTGAATTTCATTGTCAGTGCCGCAAAATCCCAAGAAATTGCACCTAGTGTACATAGCCACTGAATACCTAACACTGCATCGCAACCACTAATAGGTAACAAATGAAAATCAGAAGTAAACTCATAATCTTGGAATTTAAGTGGAATACTGGAACAAAAACCTGAGTACTTATTTGAGCACCATCACCAACTGTCACACTTAAAGCGGCATTGGCAAAGCAAATTGAATAACCACATTGCTTACTGATACTTGGATGAAGGAAATTATGAGTAGAACCTGAATCCAGAAGAACTGTTAATGGTTGGCCTTTTGTAAATCCTGAGATGCGCATTGTTCTAGGATACGGAGAACCCATTAGGGAATGAAGGGAAATTGTTGGTTTCTGAGTTTCATCATAAGCTGCCTCTTCTTCCTTGTCAAGTTCTTTAGGAAATTGTTCAACAACAGACTCATTCATATTCGGAGATCCTTCTAAAATCAACAACCTTGGCTTCAAACACAAATGTACATGAGTGAAAAATTGATCACAATTAAAACATTGTCCTTTGTcgcgtttttctttttgttcttcccaTGTAAGTCTCTTAGCTCCAGGTGGTAAGTTGGGTTTGCGAAActgagtagcagcagcagcagctgttgGGGACCTGAGCTGTGGACGACGATATGGTTTTGGTGTAGAATTGGTAGCTAACAAGGCATCTTCCTGGTTAATTGCTTTTGTGAAAGCCTAAGTCAATGTATGAGGTTCTAGCAACTTAACCATGGGACCAATGTCCGGCTTGAGGGAATGAATAAAACAATTGATCAAGTGATCCTTAGGAAAATCAATgacaaaattcaacaatttttcgAACTCAGGAATATGCTCACGGACTGTACCTTTTTGCTTAATCGTGCTGATTGCCATGCGAGCATCATCAGCAACAACATGAAGAGTAAAATACTGGTCGGCGCTAAAAATCCAACTATCAGGATCCTCACCATCAAAAGTTGGAAATTTCAAACTGATGGATGCAGCACGAATATTATTGTTATTACCAccaggaggaggtggtggtgggggaggtggtggtggtgcagcATCAGTACGCAGATTGAAATAAGGAAGAAACTCCCTAAACACCCCTCGCAAAGTAGTTCCTAGTGTTGCAGATAAAGTTGTTGTGATCTCAGTAGCTAGAGTGGTTGATAGCTCTGTTGCATGATCAGATAAATCCACTTTCTATCAGCACGATCTTCATCACGCAACTGTTTGTCCTCAGCTTTCTTTCTGTCACGCGCTTCTTCATCGTGAACATGGTTGTTGTTAATGGTTGTGATAAGAGTATCTATCTTGGTTGTAACTCCAGTGATGCTTTGTTGCAGGAGAGACAAATCTTCAGTGTATGTcatgatgtaattttttttttgaaaatttagggtttgaaccAAACCAGCTCTGATCCAGGTGTTATGGTCCAACACCAAACACAAGAGATATCAGACCAAAAACTTAATAAAACCAGGATAAAACCCTTTTATTTGGGGGTTATCCACCTCTATGAATAAGTTTATGAGAAAGAGATTAAAGTTTATGATTTTATTGATTGATAATCGAATAATAAGTTGGCCAGGCTATATATAGCTTCAAAGCCGTGCAAAAGAAGTAAATAACTTAGAGTTTTAATAACCCTTAAAGTGCTAGCTAAGCAAGGAAATAAACCAACTAAATATAGTAGTTCTTAATAAGGAAATCAGTTAAGGTACGTGGAGTTGGTGTCACAACACTCTCCTACATGTATAGTCTATTCACTTATATTTTAGATCAATAATATGTTCGTTTCCacttgggcgtggttgttagttTCTAGCAACTATATTTTGGCGCCTACAGAAGAAAACAACAAGCTTTTCTCTGTGGCTGAAATGTATGAAGAGGGTTGGCTTTTTGCTTTCACAAGGAAGTTGGATCCGACAGAACGTATCGATTTCTTGGAACTAAAGTTTGATATTAGGAACATGGTGTTAAATAATGAGGAAGAGGATAATATACAGGGAGATTGGTCATCGAAAGCGATTTATAAATCACTTATAGATACAGCACAAGATTGGGatataagatttaattttatagatacttAATTTAGGATCGTTGAATTTCATGATTATTACACAATAATATAAGAATAGAGTTTATGGAAAAATACCTTATAACGCTAATCCGTAATCCGTCGACGATCAATTGGAGTAGCAATATTACCTTatggaggtcatggtttctctctcttgaccttaACCGTAATGAGTTGTTAATTCCTTGGATGCAATAGTGATGgttattgtttccctttcataggtagagagaggaccaagttcctagggttttagtattagccttagatctcgaccgtccatcaaagaagagatataTTAGGAATCTGACTCCTTATATAAACCAAGTTATAGATATTTAGCAATATCCTAGTTATGACCAAGATTCTCACATGGGCCCAATAAAGATAATTAATCTCATAAGAAAttatcttacattctcccactggtcccTGTGATTATCTAGTAATGGTTAACTATAGGATTCATAAGGTGCACGTAATTGCTAAACATAAAACATTAGTGGTTAACGTAATACCTTGATTAAACAAGCTACTCATGCGAGTCATAGCGGTTGCACgttgtcttgttatcaacatgttcccttccatgtaccacaacataaACAACTTATTCAACTAGGCCTTTAAGATGagtatcataatggtccagtgatgtctataaaagaaagacaatttctgttaacattcatccgttcacataagtgtatactaaacatggatacaaAAATAAT
This DNA window, taken from Papaver somniferum cultivar HN1 chromosome 3, ASM357369v1, whole genome shotgun sequence, encodes the following:
- the LOC113359900 gene encoding uncharacterized protein LOC113359900; translation: MDHLKEVFEILRFNKLFVKESKCTFAQPYVGYLGHVISSEGVSVEDDKIKSILSWPIPSIIKELRVFLGLAGYYRKFVKNFGLISHPLTQLLKKDAFVWTEAATSSFKQLQHALTTTPILILPDFDKDIYLECDASGGGLGDVLMQSQ